ACCATAAGCTTTATGTCATGTACGGTACTAAAGACAGCATAACCGTAAAGGCCAACATTTCTTATGTTTTGAAGTAGCTTAGCTAGGTTTATGCTCGCGAGCTTAACGTAGGGAAAGGCAAGAGTGCCGTACCCAGCAAAGGTGTAAGGGCTCAAGGGCATGTCTTTAAAGCTCCTCATACGATGGACTACACAGAGGGTAGTCTGAAAAACGTCTATTATTCCAGAACCAGATGGTACGTACTGGCTAGGGTTAATGTGTACGATATTGCTACCTTTAATCTTCCTAAGACCTTCTTTCAAGCTACCTTCAACCAGGATGAGATAATCCTCCCTATCCCAGTAAGTAAGCTTTATGTAGCCTGTTAGCCTCCTTTCTGAAAAGTCAGCAAGCAACCCCCTCCAGTCAACGCTATCCGTACTAAGATCTCCGTATACTTTAACCCTTTGCATACCTCTTTACCAAGATATTTGATAGGATAAGTCTGAAGGTTTCCAAAACACCTTTACCCTCTACGGCTACAGCCTCCACGTAAGGTGCACCCCATGGGTTGAACCTCATCTCCATGTCCTCTATGGGCATGGCGTCGGGCAAGTCCCTCTTGTTGTACTGTACCACCACGGGAAAGTCCATAAGATTCTCACCAAGCTCCTTTAGAACGGCTGCCGTCTCTCTTAGCACCAAAAAGTTGACATCCGCCCTCTCTCTTGAGCTGTCTACTACGAAGACAAGACCATCCACACCTTTGAGGATTACCTTTCGCAATGGGTGGAGTCTAAACTGTCCTGGAGTGGTCAAGACCTTTATATCCAGCTCAAGGTCATCGACCTTTACGTTGCTTACAAACATCTCCATGAAAAGCGTTCTCTGTTCATCCGTCTCCATGCTCACCAGCTCCCCAGCCATGCCCTTCTCCCTGAGGATTCTGTTGAGCAT
The DNA window shown above is from Thermocrinis minervae and carries:
- a CDS encoding GTP-binding protein, with the translated sequence MKLKVVYFGSSLAGKSTNVKMLNRILREKGMAGELVSMETDEQRTLFMEMFVSNVKVDDLELDIKVLTTPGQFRLHPLRKVILKGVDGLVFVVDSSRERADVNFLVLRETAAVLKELGENLMDFPVVVQYNKRDLPDAMPIEDMEMRFNPWGAPYVEAVAVEGKGVLETFRLILSNILVKRYAKG